taaattaaaacttttctTAAAAATTTCCTTTAATGTGTGTCTATGCCTTTTCCTATGGAAACTTTTTTCTgccatttaatcatttttttttttaagttaattgtgactttttatctcgcaattctgacttttttctttcaattttgcaagatataaactcagatttgTGAGAAACGAAGTCAAATTAGCAGATGAAAAAGTTGATCAAGAGTAGACCTAGTAGATCTGAGTACTATTTTCCTTGTTTTCCAGGTAGGTCTTGTGGGATCCTACGTTCTGTGGGCTTTTTCTCACAGTTTTACAATTTTTCTGCTGTCTCGAGTGGTTGGAGGAATTTGTAAGGGTAATGTCAGCCTGTGCACTGCTATTGTGGCAGACCTGCCTTGCCCTAAAGCAAGAAACAAGGGAATGGTGAGTTAGGGTCATCATTATTGAAATGAATGTTTTACATTTGAGCTTTTATCTTTGGAGTCATTTGAAGATTGTCTGGGTTTGTTCTCTTCTGTTGTCAGGCAATGATTGGTGTTGCTTTCTCCTTGGGGTTCACACTGGGTCCATTAATGGGAGCATACTTTGCTCTGAGGCTCAAAGACGCTGAGGTGTTTTATCAAGGCCCAGCCTTGCTGGCTGTCCTTTTTTCTTTAGCAGACCTGCTTTTTATATTCTTCATGCTGCCAGAGACTTTACAAAAGGACAGCAAGGTGACAGTATGCAACAACCAGAAGCTAACTTTTAATAATAAGTGATTAAAATATTGCTGTTCAGTTATGTtgtaataatgtactgtatgtaattttCAGTGaacacattattcaaatgtgcataGATATTTTAGTGACATTTAAAGCTAGCATGAAATGAATTAATAGGATAGAGAAAACAAGATTTGTTGCTACTTTCAATACATTGTGACTTTTAATGTAATCACTTCCTGAATGGACTTCAACTTAGTTTTAATTGTTAATAGAATTGTCTTTAATTAGAAACGTAATGAATGTTTTTCACGACTCAGGGTGCTTCAGAATCTTCAGGTATTCAACACTCTGGAGATCTTCTTCACCCTGTTGCACTTTTCAATTTCACGGCCCTCACAAGAACAAAGAATCCACCATCTGAGCAAAGTGAGGCCATAAACTTTCAGTCAACgcaaaagtcttaaatttgaccaGGATGAATATCTGTCACAGCAATTGATCGTGATGATTATTCGATTTTTTTTCCACAATAGAAATGCTAAATCTTAAGGCGCTTGGATTGGTTTACTTCACATATCTGTTTCTCTTCTCTGGGTTGGAATTCACCTTGAGTTTTCTGACACATCAGCGCTTCCAGTTTTCCAGGTAAGGCCTGAATCTATAGTTAACACAACAACTTCCAAcagcctttttaaaaaaaacagctacaaaaGGCTTTGGTTACTGCTTCTGCACATCAGTTGCCTGCACAACAGCATtcagtttgtaacattataaagcacACCATTGTCTTCAACTGCTAAACTGTCTGTGGCAAATCGAGCTAATTGATTTCAAGTTCAAACAGAGGCCAACTTAAGCCATGAGATGTGACTCATGAAGATGTGACATCTTTTGAGTTTATTTGCATGAGGAACAAGGAAGTTTTGGCAAatttattataaatcataaaCAACTAAAGAGGACAAAGGTTGAAGTAAAGTGTAGCTGCCACTAGGATGATATATGATTTCAATTTACCAATTCACTCTTGCACACATGTCTTTTGCTTAATCAGAACCGTGAGATACTGGgatcattgtgtgtgtttgtgtgtgtgtgtgtgtgtgtgtgtgtgtgtgtgtgtgtatcatggAGCAGCTGAATCCTGTGATCTTGCCTGAGATGTTTAAAATGAAACTCTGTCTTCTTCTGTCATAGCATGGAGCAGGGGAAGATGTTCTTTTTCATCGGCATTACCATGGCAGTGATCCAGGGCGGATATGCCCGCAGGATCAAACCAGGTCATCAGATCCAGACTGTTAGCGTGGTAAACTCTTTCATGCATTACTGAAATTTTCTTGCAATTATCTTGGAACTCTGAATATGATTTAATGATTAACTACTAAAAGGCCTGCACATTGTGACTACATATTTGcttttatatatgtgtatttcaGGCAATTATATCACTTATACCAGCATTCTTGCTCATTGGAATAGCATGGAATTTGACACTGCTTTATTCTGgattatttttgtactcttttggTAAGCAAGTATGCATCTGTCAGTatacaaatgcattatttttatcatctaaatgtttacttattttttgtgttagtatttgaatttgtaatttttttcagcTGCTGCTATTGTTGTTCCATGCCTTTCAACACAAGTGTCTGGACACGGtgggatttatttaaaaaagattctGTGTCTAGTTTTGTCTGTGATCTATTTTAATGGGTTAAGTTAACCGTTCTctagtttggaaaaaaaaaaaacattatttaaaaggatagttcacaaaaaaaattacaattgacTTGCTTTCTACTATGGTacacaaaagaggatatttttAAGAATTGTGATTTGTGATAATCAGTtttgattattaatttttttttagaaattaataaataataataaaaaaatgaatagatagataaataaataataataataaaaaaaaatatatatatatatatatatatatatatatatatatatatatatatatatatatatatatatatatatatatatatatatatatatatatatatatatatatatatatatatatatatatatatataaaatatgccaGAAGTTTTATTGttaagtgaactgtccctttaatagtGATGGTAACATTTCTCACACCTCTTTTAGTTTGAATGTGTGTTGTGTTATTGATGTCAATGTTGGTTTTTTAGGCTCAGCTAGTCAGAAGGGGACAGTAATGGGAATCCTTCGGAGTCTTGGAGCTTTAGCTCGAGCACTGGGCCCTACTGTGGCTTCttcaggtaaaaaaaagaaaaggaaaaaaaattaaattatatataatcttAGAAATCTTAAGtaattttttgcatttatgtTAACAACCCTAACAGTAATTTGCAATTGTATGGAAATAATTTAAATGAGtctgtttttttcagtgtactggTTGGCTGGAGCAGAATTCTGTTTTATAATCAGTTCAACATTCTTCATAGTGCCTCTGATTTTACTGAGCCGGCTAAGGAGACAGAAGGAGGAATGAGATTTAGAGTTTAGGACTCATTCTTGTGTCATAAGAGGTCAGACCTCGTTTTCCTTATTGAAAGCATTAAAGTCCACTCAAGAAAGTTCCTCTGAAAGTGTTTACAGTGAAAAACAATTAAAAGTACTTGTGTTTATGGAAatttgtttacttaaattaaaaaaaaaaaagactaaatagtAAGACATATGTCacacgttttatttttttttttacaacacttAATTAACTCAACATGTATGCATATGTTTATGCTTCTGTGTCAGTGATACTGTTTTATAAAAATGACATTACATGTTTGGCATATGCACTggtatatttttgtgtgtatctatatataaaaatatgtggaTACTGAATGTATCTTTTCAATCAAATTTctaaaaaagatgaataaataatggtGATTAATGTCTACTGGAATGTTTTATTTATCTTTCAGTTTATATTAACTTGCatgattttattatgtttattttttacatttattaattccaattCAACATACAGgtagaaataaaaatacaaaaattcctACATTTAACTGTCAAGCCAAAGTACAACGGGAAGCAATAAACACATGAAACTATTGTTCACatttcatatatttacatttatgaatgtaataCTTACCAATAAACAAAATTAGGTGCATGCATGAAGGTACTTTGTCCATATTTCtgttatgaattaaaaaaaagaaaagaaaatgtaaagtattatCAGCTACATTTTAAGTCATATTGGCTGAAAATCACACACTGCAGTCCTAATGACTGTCTCTCAAAccaccttcaaaataaaagtcccccgCACCGACTGCTCTCGTAAACTTTGAGCTCAATCTTTAATTATTTGGCCTACCAGTTTTATATCGGAACTGGATGTACACGGTATGCGTCTTCTTAAATGGATTTTGTTAAAGACCGGAAGGTATGAAATATTTGACTGTTTGCTGAATTTCTATATAGTTCATCATCATGACTGTGCATACACTAGCTACACGAGCTATCTAGAAATCCCATCTGACACAGAAGTGCTACTGAAAGCTGTCGACAGCTAAACATGCGACACAGTGGCCCTCTGTCATCTTATTTCGCATGTAAGCTTGAATCTCATGTGTCTGAATCAAAGAAGTTTACTTGATGTAGTAGTAGCTGGCTGCTGCTAACCGATTCAATCCAATATCATTTCTTTTAAGACAGCAGTCCAGCAAAAACCTTACATACATTTACTTATGATCTCTTAAAATAGTAAACGTCGGTGTATAGACAATATTAAACCGTGTTTTAACCGTCTGGCTCTGAAAGTGACTTTGGTTGAGTGGATTATGACATAAGACTGATCATGACTAGTTTAATTTGTTTGCTGCGTCATGATTTGTCGTTCAGCATCGTTTGTTTAAACGCAGATTTGTGCACTCCATAcagtgattgatttttttttcttcccaaagtgtttatttgatttattcatcTTGATTTTAGCTCATGCATGTTGTCATGTCACCGGTCTGATCTTTGAACCTGTCTCTGAGCTCACAGATAATGAAGGCTGGGGTTTTGGATCCTCTGAATTTGTTTGATTCATAGCCTTCCACAGCAACACAAAATGGAGGACCATTtgaaaaggtaaaaataactgactgtgtggaatttgattttatttaccaGTCAGAGCAGGCAGGCATTGAGAAATGATTCATTAATTTATGTAGATTTGTGATCAGTGGCCCCAAGAAGTGTTGGGATACTAAAAATGCATGAATGTctttatatatcattatatatcaaACTGTCAAACCAAGTGCTTCCTGCAGATGTGATCGAATGACATTATTTTCAGACCTAACTACACTTTCCCTTGGGAGACCCATACATGTCAAGCAAGTGGGAAGAAACAAGATATAGTGACCATAACTTATTCATTTGTTCCCTTGTTCTGGCAAAATCATGGACatgatttaaataaactaaaaaggaGGGGGGGTTATTATTAGTATGGCCATGAATTAATAAGTTGTgggaataaattaataatttttgactATGATATGGCTCCATATTTTCTTGAGCAATTTTTTAAAGTAACATTAAACCAGCTCATCAAGTTCAAACAGGTGTCCAATCAAAGTAatcacaggtgtagttcatcaaatctaagggatagttcactgcaaaaagaaaattgtcattttttacTCACCTATGTGTCGTTCCAAGACTTTGGTCAActattttttatgaaacattagAGGTTTCTGTCCCTCTGTTAAAAGTCTGGGCAACCAAAGCTTAGATCGAAAAAGGCCATACAGACATCatacaaaataatctaaatgagTTCTGTCTGCACTTGCATGTTTACCAAATGTGTGCTTCATGTATGTTGATCATTGTttagatgtaaataaaaaaaagcctaaaGTAAACCTATTCATCATGTAAAGTGATCATATCTCTTCACAAGACTTGGATTAAATCATCAGGACTCATTTTACAATGCCTTTGTGACCTTTTTGGGATCTTTTTTTGGTTTTGGAAGTTTTGGTTCTTTTACTGTAAGCCAGTCGAGGGACAAAAATCTCAGGTTTCCTTCAAAATAGCCTTACTTGTGTTTCTATTTACCAAAGTCATATTGATTTGGAAacgacatgagtaaatgatgacacaattttcaccTTTGGGTGAACCAAATTACTGATTATTTTCCTCTAGCATTTGACAGCAAGAAAGCGTAACAATACATGTATTAATTTTGAACAGTATATCAGTTCCTTTTAATTGTCCAAATGCTTTTTCAGACCACTGTACATTGCATTGCATTGGAGAACTAAAGAAATCGGTACTCATCTCGTTTTGACTCCTCGTATGATTTTCAGATTTTTAACTTTAGACTTTATTGTACTCAGAGCTCCATATAAAAACAAGACATGCCAGTCTTCACCCGAGGACTGGTTCAAGAGGAGGCAGAGATCAGAAGACGATCAGTATGCCATGGCACCAAGGACAAACATCTACAAGAGCAGCGCTGATCTCAAAACCCGCAGTGGACTAAATAATGATTCAAACAAGCAAACTGGAAAGGTCTGATACTAGTATGGCTATTCGGattatttaaatctttattacggTTGCATTTTTGAAAGCCTTTTTCAATCTTTTAGTTATTGAAGGACAGCAGAGCTGAACCTTCTACTCAGGACAAAAGGATCAGTAGGAGATCAAAAGACAGAGGTGTTTATTCCTTTTAAGAAGACTTTTAATAGTAATTTCCTGGTTAAATTGTAATTGGTTGATTTGGTTCTGCTTCTAGGTGAGAGAGGGATCAAACCTACCTCAAACCCTACAGAGAGAGACAAATCAGCCATTACATGTATTAGCACATTTGAAATGAAACTTGCCGATTTCCCTGAATTGGGTGATATCACACCCAGCAACCCGACGGCAGCTTCCCCGCACCAGGAACCATCTGTTTGTGCTTCTGCACTCATGCCAGCAGAGTGTCAGAGATCACCAGCACCCATTTGTAAGGTAACGTTCATTCCTGGTGATTTGAGCCAGAGAACACAATGTTCTGTTAAAGCACAAGCTGTTTCCTCAATGAATCTCGGCAACGTTTGGTTTTTATTCTTATTAGAATGCACCAAAACGAGGAACCAAGTCGACACAGCAAGTCCCGTCCAGTGGAAAGTGTGACATGTCATCAGCTGTCACAACAGGTGAAGATGTGCAAACATActtcagaaatcaaaatagaccaGATTTTCTTTCTTAATACATGTCTGTCTTTGTCTTATGGTGCGGTCAAGTCCTCATGTTTACGATTTGGGAAGTTGTAATTACGATATCAGGTGCTTTAGTCATTTTGCTCAGAGAAAGATGTTGAAGtatcttttcttaaaaaaagacaaataaaatgttttggggcttaaaaattatttagttgttttttttcttatggaATATTCCGTTTCACTGGGAAATGCATCATATTACAGAAGTggattgtgaattttttttaaattagatttgtaAGTTAAAAATCAATACTGAATGAATTGAATGCATCGAATTGTTTAAACCTCAATTTGATTTAGATTGGGACAGTGCAGTATTCAATCCCACCGGATCTTCTGCTCAGTCCTGGGCAAACATCGCTTCTCAGCCTCCCAGAGTCATCCAGAAAAGCCCCAAAGCCAACAGATTGTCAGAGGTAAACTGCTGCACCCTTGACCAGCATTTATACAAAGTAGAcccaattaaaaactttttttttttttttttttttttttactgtgtccAGGATGATTTAACTACACAGTCTGTTGAGcagacggagaagaagaagaggaagaaaaagaagaaatccAAAACCTCATCTGAGAACGCAGAGGAGACACTAGAGGAACATCTGATACAGCAGGAGCCTCCGAAGTTTGAGGTAAAATCTGTGCAATTTGATTTTAGGAGTTTTTAAATCGTTTGTTTGTTGTTGGAAATAAATTTCCGTATAAATCAGTTATTGTAAACTAAAGCTATTTTAGAGGCTAATTCACTGTTTTGCACTTCTTTTtataattgttcatttatttttctaattcTCTAATTCAGTAGTCACCTGACATTAGCAGAAGCGTAATGTTGtgtgttgtatttattttgtaggaTGAAGAGGAGTTTCCAGACCTGTCACATGCATCTGTGAGTTTATTATTTAGGCCTGAGCACCATGCCAGCAGTTCACAGAAAATATTTGAATATCAAAGACTGAAATATGCACCTGTTAATTGTACCATCTGTAATTTTATGGATTCAGGAACTCAAAGGACATTCAGCAGTACAAAAAGAGGGATTGTCCCTGCGTAAAGCCACAACACCCACTTCTGCCTCCAGTGACACCAAGAAAACACAGGTTGGTATATTTCCCGTGTGATGTTCAGACTCCACCAAatctatgtaaaatgtaaaatgaatgactaaatatTTTGTCTAAGAAATGAGACGGCCACACATTGTAATTGCTTCTAATCCCATCTTATCTCAGCAGACTAGTCAGAAGAAGTCAAAAGTTCCTGTACAGCTTGACCTTGGAAACATGCTGACTGTTCTTGAGCAGAAACAACAGTCTCAAAAATCCAGACAAGACCAGCGACCACTAACACTTTCAGGTATTTGGCTGAAATATGGAAAGATCTTTTTAGGAAACTATGATGGTACTCACTGTGTGTAATTAACAATTAACATTGCTGGTGTGTTAGTTGGAGGATCTCTGCCTGCAGTCCACAAAGAACCTTCAGTTCAGAAAAAGCAATGGCAGCAAGAGAAGACCCCGCACAACCCGCTGGACTCCACCTGTCCATTAGTGAAGAAGGGAAAACAGCGAGAAGTTCCCAAGGCTAAAAAACCAACACCACTCAAAAGAGTGAGTCCAGTGTCCACTTAAAGTTGTGGTGTGTGAATTTTGAGTCCTCAAACACAACTGGAGTGGCATTTATATCTGATGCAGAAATTACACTTACCTTTGAAACCTTTTATTCttgtgaatttgaatttgaattttttgaaTTTGAAGTTTGAATTATGATCAGCATTCTAAAAGATGTTTTGCGATTTGAACAATTGAGGTCATTCTTCGGGAGAGAGAGGAAAGGAAACAGAACCGCCTGCTGGAGGAGAGAGACCCGGCCCGAGTGGCCACTGAGGCTGGTGAAAATGAAACTAGTAATAGTGAGAATCCTTCTGAAACCAGCCTCGCTGACCATGACCAACATCTTCACACAAGTATGAAACACTGTGATATATTCACATGTCGTTGAAGGAAATTGCTGTGGTTATCAAGTTAaattactcaagtattttacacctctgaTTTTAAGTCATATTGGCTGAATATCACACACTGTGATGTGTTGTCTATCTTGGTAGCAGACATGGATGAGAAAGTTGGACTCGTTGAGACTGAGGAGTCAGAGAGTGGCCAGCCTGGTTCGCCCTCTCATCACGAGTTGGATGACGTCGTGTCAGAAAACACAACGCTAAAATCCTGGAATCCCGATTCCAATCCCAATCTTCCCAAAATCCACAGCAGGAAGTTCAGAGAGtaggaaaatctttttttttaatgttttgtttatacATGCATATTGTTCCCAAAAAGGCTTGAATTTGAGCAACTGAAAATGTTGTCTTTAATCACTTTACccctatgtcattccaaacctgtaaaaacttagttcgtctttggaacacaaatgaagatatttttgattcattttgacagctCTCTGACCTTCCCATAGACTGCAATGTAATTAACACGATCAACATCCAGATACATAGAAATGAGATTGGTAAAatagtccatttgacatcagCTGTTCAACCGTAATTGTATGAAACTACGAGAATAGTTTTTTatacgcaaagaaaacaaaaattaaagactttattaaacaattcgtctcctccgtggcactgtagcgccattttggaaaaTGTCATAATAATAATGTCAGCTGCGCCACACGGATTTCGTTTTCTATGTTTAATTtcgctttgatttgaacaaaaacaatgtATCTGCGTGGCGCAGCTGACACACAACAGCATACACTGTTTACGTTTGGTGTATACTCTCCACTACTACAGTGGAGGAgtagacgaattgttgaataaagtcattatttatgTTTCCcttaaattatggttgaacccctgatgtcacatggactattttacagaTCTCATTGCTACATTTCTGGACGTTGATAATTACATTGCAGTCTATTGGAgagctgtccaaatgaatcaaaatatcttaatttatgttccgaagacgaactaaGTTTTCTATGGGTTTGGATGGAaccacatgggggtaagtgattaaagaaaacattttcattttgggaagtGGTAACCCTTAAATACCTAATTTTCAAGTGATAGTAAATTTTAGAAGtaataacattaatttattataatattaatgaataataatatatacaggtccttttcaaaaaattagcatattgaaaaattaaactttcatatattttagattcattgcacaccaactgaaatatttaaggtcttttattgttttaatactgatgattttggcatacagctcatgaaaaccccaaattcctgtctcaaaaaatttgcatatttcacctgaccaataaaagaaaagtgtttttaatacaaaaaagtcaacctaaaaaaaaaaattatgttcagttatgcactcaatacttggtcgggaatccttttgcagaaatgactgcttcaatgcggcgtggcatggaggcaatcagcctgtggcactgctgaggtgttatggaggcccaggatgcttcaatagcggccttaagctcatccagagtgttgggtcttgcgtctcaactttctcttcacaatatcccacagattctctatggggttcaggtcaggagagttggcaggccaattgagcacagtaataccatggtcagtaaaccatttaccagttgttttggcactgtgagcaggtgccaggtcgtgctgaaaaatgaaatctccataaagcttttcagcagatggaagcatgaagtgctccaaaatctcctgatagctagctgcattgaccctgcccttgataaaacacagtgaaccaacaccagcagctgacatggcaccccagaccatcactgactgtgggtacttgacactggacttcaggcattttggcatttccttctccccagtcttccttcagactctggcaccttgatttccgaatgacatgcaaaatttgctttcatccgaaaaaagtactttggaccactgagcaacagtccagtgctgcttctctgtagcccatttcctgcacacgcctgtgcacggtggctctggatgtttctactccagactcagtccacttcTTCCGCAGGTCcaccaaggtctggaatcggtccttctccacaatcttcctcagggtccggtcacctcttctcgttgtgcagcgttttttgccacactttttccttcccacagacttcccactgaggtgccttgatacagcactctgggaacaacctgttcgttcagaaatttctttctgtgtcttaccctctcgcttgagggtgtcaata
Above is a window of Carassius carassius chromosome 4, fCarCar2.1, whole genome shotgun sequence DNA encoding:
- the mfsd10 gene encoding major facilitator superfamily domain-containing protein 10 isoform X2, whose amino-acid sequence is MAGDETTSEDVRSSRVIKVVFLALLLDLLGFTLILPLLPSILDHYSQTGDGVYQSLRSVVDWFRGTVGVPMETKYNSVLFGGLIGSLYSLLQFLSSPITGALSDVYGRKPLLLLTTVGLVGSYVLWAFSHSFTIFLLSRVVGGICKGNVSLCTAIVADLPCPKARNKGMAMIGVAFSLGFTLGPLMGAYFALRLKDAEVFYQGPALLAVLFSLADLLFIFFMLPETLQKDSKGASESSGIQHSGDLLHPVALFNFTALTRTKNPPSEQKMLNLKALGLVYFTYLFLFSGLEFTLSFLTHQRFQFSSMEQGKMFFFIGITMAVIQGGYARRIKPGHQIQTVSVAIISLIPAFLLIGIAWNLTLLYSGLFLYSFAAAIVVPCLSTQVSGHGSASQKGTVMGILRSLGALARALGPTVASSVYWLAGAEFCFIISSTFFIVPLILLSRLRRQKEE
- the mfsd10 gene encoding major facilitator superfamily domain-containing protein 10 isoform X1, with product MMGSVWGSSSIFWELCALRAPVIQFSDHRRCFKSSQLSRKALGDWSGEMAGDETTSEDVRSSRVIKVVFLALLLDLLGFTLILPLLPSILDHYSQTGDGVYQSLRSVVDWFRGTVGVPMETKYNSVLFGGLIGSLYSLLQFLSSPITGALSDVYGRKPLLLLTTVGLVGSYVLWAFSHSFTIFLLSRVVGGICKGNVSLCTAIVADLPCPKARNKGMAMIGVAFSLGFTLGPLMGAYFALRLKDAEVFYQGPALLAVLFSLADLLFIFFMLPETLQKDSKGASESSGIQHSGDLLHPVALFNFTALTRTKNPPSEQKMLNLKALGLVYFTYLFLFSGLEFTLSFLTHQRFQFSSMEQGKMFFFIGITMAVIQGGYARRIKPGHQIQTVSVAIISLIPAFLLIGIAWNLTLLYSGLFLYSFAAAIVVPCLSTQVSGHGSASQKGTVMGILRSLGALARALGPTVASSVYWLAGAEFCFIISSTFFIVPLILLSRLRRQKEE
- the LOC132137857 gene encoding selenocysteine insertion sequence-binding protein 2-like isoform X1, which gives rise to MEDHLKRAPYKNKTCQSSPEDWFKRRQRSEDDQYAMAPRTNIYKSSADLKTRSGLNNDSNKQTGKLLKDSRAEPSTQDKRISRRSKDRGERGIKPTSNPTERDKSAITCISTFEMKLADFPELGDITPSNPTAASPHQEPSVCASALMPAECQRSPAPICKNAPKRGTKSTQQVPSSGKCDMSSAVTTDWDSAVFNPTGSSAQSWANIASQPPRVIQKSPKANRLSEDDLTTQSVEQTEKKKRKKKKKSKTSSENAEETLEEHLIQQEPPKFEDEEEFPDLSHASELKGHSAVQKEGLSLRKATTPTSASSDTKKTQQTSQKKSKVPVQLDLGNMLTVLEQKQQSQKSRQDQRPLTLSVGGSLPAVHKEPSVQKKQWQQEKTPHNPLDSTCPLVKKGKQREVPKAKKPTPLKRVILREREERKQNRLLEERDPARVATEAGENETSNSENPSETSLADHDQHLHTTDMDEKVGLVETEESESGQPGSPSHHELDDVVSENTTLKSWNPDSNPNLPKIHSRKFRDYCNQVLRKDVDECVSSLLKELVRFQDRLFQKDPMKARMKRRLVMGLREVLKHLKLRKVKCVIISPNCERIQSKGGLDEALHTIIDTCRDQGIPFVFALSRKALGRCVNKAVPVSLVGIFNFDGAQDHYHKMIELSADARKAYEVMIANLEAASPEEQEEQQEVEPSRELSGTEEPEYIKIWKKMLEKDYNHPFLNFEDQFSSISIGSEQQLDDLEGI
- the LOC132137857 gene encoding selenocysteine insertion sequence-binding protein 2-like isoform X3; this encodes MEDHLKRAPYKNKTCQSSPEDWFKRRQRSEDDQYAMAPRTNIYKSSADLKTRSGLNNDSNKQTGKLLKDSRAEPSTQDKRISRRSKDRGERGIKPTSNPTERDKSAITCISTFEMKLADFPELGDITPSNPTAASPHQEPSVCASALMPAECQRSPAPICKNAPKRGTKSTQQVPSSGKCDMSSAVTTDWDSAVFNPTGSSAQSWANIASQPPRVIQKSPKANRLSEDDLTTQSVEQTEKKKRKKKKKSKTSSENAEETLEEHLIQQEPPKFEDEEEFPDLSHASELKGHSAVQKEGLSLRKATTPTSASSDTKKTQQTSQKKSKVPVQLDLGNMLTVLEQKQQSQKSRQDQRPLTLSVGGSLPAVHKEPSVQKKQWQQEKTPHNPLDSTCPLVKKGKQREVPKAKKPTPLKRVILREREERKQNRLLEERDPARVATEAGENETSNSENPSETSLADHDQHLHTNMDEKVGLVETEESESGQPGSPSHHELDDVVSENTTLKSWNPDSNPNLPKIHSRKFRDYCNQVLRKDVDECVSSLLKELVRFQDRLFQKDPMKARMKRRLVMGLREVLKHLKLRKVKCVIISPNCERIQSKGGLDEALHTIIDTCRDQGIPFVFALSRKALGRCVNKAVPVSLVGIFNFDGAQDHYHKMIELSADARKAYEVMIANLEAASPEEQEEQQEVEPSRELSGTEEPEYIKIWKKMLEKDYNHPFLNFEDQFSSISIGSEQQLDDLEGI
- the LOC132137857 gene encoding selenocysteine insertion sequence-binding protein 2-like isoform X2, whose translation is MEDHLKRAPYKNKTCQSSPEDWFKRRQRSEDDQYAMAPRTNIYKSSADLKTRSGLNNDSNKQTGKLLKDSRAEPSTQDKRISRRSKDRGERGIKPTSNPTERDKSAITCISTFEMKLADFPELGDITPSNPTAASPHQEPSVCASALMPAECQRSPAPICKNAPKRGTKSTQQVPSSGKCDMSSAVTTDWDSAVFNPTGSSAQSWANIASQPPRVIQKSPKANRLSEDDLTTQSVEQTEKKKRKKKKKSKTSSENAEETLEEHLIQQEPPKFEDEEEFPDLSHASELKGHSAVQKEGLSLRKATTPTSASSDTKKTQTSQKKSKVPVQLDLGNMLTVLEQKQQSQKSRQDQRPLTLSVGGSLPAVHKEPSVQKKQWQQEKTPHNPLDSTCPLVKKGKQREVPKAKKPTPLKRVILREREERKQNRLLEERDPARVATEAGENETSNSENPSETSLADHDQHLHTTDMDEKVGLVETEESESGQPGSPSHHELDDVVSENTTLKSWNPDSNPNLPKIHSRKFRDYCNQVLRKDVDECVSSLLKELVRFQDRLFQKDPMKARMKRRLVMGLREVLKHLKLRKVKCVIISPNCERIQSKGGLDEALHTIIDTCRDQGIPFVFALSRKALGRCVNKAVPVSLVGIFNFDGAQDHYHKMIELSADARKAYEVMIANLEAASPEEQEEQQEVEPSRELSGTEEPEYIKIWKKMLEKDYNHPFLNFEDQFSSISIGSEQQLDDLEGI
- the LOC132137857 gene encoding selenocysteine insertion sequence-binding protein 2-like isoform X4 codes for the protein MKLADFPELGDITPSNPTAASPHQEPSVCASALMPAECQRSPAPICKNAPKRGTKSTQQVPSSGKCDMSSAVTTDWDSAVFNPTGSSAQSWANIASQPPRVIQKSPKANRLSEDDLTTQSVEQTEKKKRKKKKKSKTSSENAEETLEEHLIQQEPPKFEDEEEFPDLSHASELKGHSAVQKEGLSLRKATTPTSASSDTKKTQQTSQKKSKVPVQLDLGNMLTVLEQKQQSQKSRQDQRPLTLSVGGSLPAVHKEPSVQKKQWQQEKTPHNPLDSTCPLVKKGKQREVPKAKKPTPLKRVILREREERKQNRLLEERDPARVATEAGENETSNSENPSETSLADHDQHLHTTDMDEKVGLVETEESESGQPGSPSHHELDDVVSENTTLKSWNPDSNPNLPKIHSRKFRDYCNQVLRKDVDECVSSLLKELVRFQDRLFQKDPMKARMKRRLVMGLREVLKHLKLRKVKCVIISPNCERIQSKGGLDEALHTIIDTCRDQGIPFVFALSRKALGRCVNKAVPVSLVGIFNFDGAQDHYHKMIELSADARKAYEVMIANLEAASPEEQEEQQEVEPSRELSGTEEPEYIKIWKKMLEKDYNHPFLNFEDQFSSISIGSEQQLDDLEGI